From a region of the Acidicapsa acidisoli genome:
- a CDS encoding vWA domain-containing protein yields MKRIRYTKYNGELADEIGLEDLMQQLSDYLLDSGFQDPMMRFQELNGEHSLENLREALRQALETGEFEQHIREQLDQMAAEGELEQLIEQLIERMEQQDYIRIDQANDPSRMATTPGSAGEGETQARFEVTDKSLDFLGYKTLQDLLGSLGRSSAGRHDTFHQATGVETNGSTRQYEFGDTLNLDANATLAAAITAQAERFIGEGGEGSTSIWPIEVDYPHLHVQQSDYQSSCATVVMLDCSHSMILYGEDRFTPAKRVAMALSHLIRTQYPGDTLSLVLFHDSAEEVPVSQIARVKVGPHYTNTREGLRLARSILNRQRKEMRQIVMITDGKPSALTLPDGRIYKNAFGLDPLVLSETLEEVARCRRAGILINTFMLASDPGLVQFVQRVSAMCRGKAYFTTPQTLGNYLMMDFLNRKMKTVH; encoded by the coding sequence ATGAAGCGGATTCGCTACACCAAATATAACGGGGAGCTGGCGGACGAGATCGGTCTCGAAGACCTGATGCAGCAGCTCTCCGATTACCTGCTCGACTCCGGTTTTCAGGACCCGATGATGCGGTTTCAGGAACTGAACGGAGAGCATTCGCTGGAGAATCTGCGCGAGGCTCTGCGGCAGGCGCTGGAGACGGGAGAGTTCGAGCAGCATATTCGCGAGCAGTTGGACCAGATGGCGGCTGAGGGCGAGTTGGAGCAGTTGATCGAGCAGCTTATCGAGCGGATGGAGCAGCAGGATTACATTCGCATCGATCAGGCGAATGACCCTTCGCGCATGGCGACTACGCCGGGTTCGGCGGGGGAAGGCGAGACGCAGGCGCGATTTGAAGTGACCGACAAGTCGCTCGATTTTCTGGGCTACAAGACGCTGCAGGATCTGCTTGGCTCGCTGGGCCGGTCGAGCGCGGGAAGGCACGATACTTTCCATCAGGCAACGGGGGTTGAGACGAACGGGTCGACGCGGCAGTATGAGTTTGGAGACACGCTGAATCTTGACGCGAATGCCACGCTGGCTGCTGCGATTACGGCGCAGGCGGAGCGGTTCATCGGTGAAGGTGGAGAAGGCTCAACTTCAATCTGGCCGATTGAAGTTGATTATCCGCATCTGCATGTGCAGCAGAGTGACTACCAATCGAGTTGCGCGACTGTGGTGATGCTGGATTGTTCGCATTCGATGATCCTGTATGGCGAGGACCGGTTTACGCCTGCCAAGCGCGTGGCGATGGCGCTCTCGCACCTGATCCGAACGCAGTACCCGGGCGACACGTTGAGCCTGGTGCTGTTTCACGACTCGGCGGAAGAGGTGCCGGTGTCGCAGATTGCGCGGGTTAAAGTTGGTCCGCATTACACGAATACCCGCGAGGGATTGCGGCTGGCGCGGAGCATTCTCAACCGGCAGCGCAAGGAGATGCGGCAGATTGTGATGATTACCGACGGCAAGCCTTCCGCGCTCACGCTGCCGGATGGGCGGATTTACAAGAATGCCTTCGGGCTGGACCCGCTGGTGTTATCCGAGACGCTGGAAGAAGTGGCGCGCTGCCGTCGTGCGGGGATTTTGATCAATACGTTCATGCTGGCTTCGGACCCGGGGCTGGTGCAGTTTGTGCAGCGGGTTTCGGCGATGTGCCGCGGGAAAGCTTACTTCACTACTCCGCAGACACTGGGCAACTACCTGATGATGGATTTTCTGAATCGGAAGATGAAGACAGTGCACTGA
- a CDS encoding toll/interleukin-1 receptor domain-containing protein: MLPELPEADLKVFLSHSHVDRRVARRLVRRLTAHGVKVWIDERELQLGSVLTSSLRNQIQAANVVLVVASQASATSQWVKLELEFAEQQDKAVVPIFIEPVAEHERFRNRLGVDATCPQTFADAIHGLMRNLFLQIDLQVPAVDTALLAAGLRELAHEEPDLAPLILGCLDSQGLHQENVGSLQAAFHPLDEALNALFDLMPNRSTAYHAAYGFCCAGAGTRALASWIAATGDGDLPLVTALGNRRLETVLIPTAIKLLTACDPPNNHALYQFIHENAGQLDSSQRRAVLQLVTWPLRENTDRLADVLGSVALKHFPDAVEIQQMWSRWIHNGVFDGKPDTPSTLARYLADSHKEGLPGWEHVGEALRSHVREYLRSGDKQKVVISVDHIRAAADQGAPVLADLLGEANGVSGTAEWNDWKSRDPATAEWMRWYVRLHAQEASKERNWLRALNETEAMAELEKVRQQSLRNATENES, from the coding sequence ATGCTTCCAGAACTTCCAGAAGCGGACCTAAAAGTGTTCCTTAGCCATTCGCATGTGGACAGGCGTGTAGCTCGTCGGCTTGTTCGACGCCTGACTGCGCATGGGGTCAAAGTCTGGATCGATGAGCGGGAACTTCAGCTTGGGTCGGTTCTCACTTCATCGCTTCGCAATCAGATCCAAGCCGCAAACGTCGTGCTGGTAGTCGCCTCACAGGCATCAGCCACGTCGCAGTGGGTTAAGTTAGAACTCGAGTTTGCTGAACAACAGGACAAGGCAGTTGTCCCGATTTTCATCGAGCCCGTTGCCGAGCATGAGCGCTTCCGGAACCGCCTCGGAGTTGACGCTACGTGTCCCCAGACATTTGCCGATGCAATCCACGGACTAATGCGTAACCTGTTCCTGCAGATCGATCTTCAGGTGCCGGCTGTGGATACCGCCCTACTCGCTGCGGGGTTGCGAGAACTCGCCCACGAAGAACCAGATCTTGCGCCCCTTATCCTCGGCTGCCTGGATTCTCAGGGCCTCCATCAAGAGAACGTGGGGTCTCTTCAGGCAGCTTTTCACCCGCTCGATGAAGCGCTGAATGCGTTGTTCGACCTGATGCCAAATCGTTCGACGGCTTATCATGCGGCATATGGATTTTGTTGCGCGGGGGCCGGAACCCGTGCCCTGGCCTCATGGATCGCAGCGACTGGAGATGGCGATCTGCCTCTTGTGACTGCACTCGGGAATCGGCGTCTTGAAACTGTATTGATTCCGACCGCAATTAAGCTTTTGACAGCTTGTGACCCGCCGAATAACCACGCCCTTTACCAGTTCATTCATGAAAATGCCGGACAACTCGATTCATCGCAGCGTCGCGCAGTTCTTCAGCTCGTCACGTGGCCATTACGGGAAAATACAGATCGCCTGGCCGACGTTCTTGGCTCGGTGGCGCTTAAACACTTTCCCGATGCTGTCGAGATACAGCAAATGTGGAGCCGATGGATTCACAATGGCGTCTTCGACGGCAAACCCGATACGCCTTCCACTCTTGCCCGTTACCTTGCTGACTCGCACAAGGAGGGGCTACCGGGTTGGGAGCATGTCGGCGAGGCTCTCCGAAGTCATGTGCGTGAGTACTTGCGCTCCGGAGACAAACAGAAGGTCGTCATCTCGGTAGATCATATCCGGGCTGCCGCGGACCAGGGCGCGCCCGTTCTGGCGGACCTGCTTGGCGAAGCCAATGGAGTTTCGGGTACAGCGGAATGGAACGATTGGAAGAGCCGCGATCCAGCGACCGCCGAATGGATGCGCTGGTATGTTCGCCTGCATGCTCAAGAAGCTTCAAAAGAACGAAACTGGCTCCGGGCATTGAATGAAACCGAAGCAATGGCCGAACTCGAGAAGGTGCGTCAGCAGAGCTTAAGAAACGCTACCGAAAACGAATCTTAA
- a CDS encoding helix-turn-helix domain-containing protein: MLPPSPALRPFVRCYAQRTVSGSEPSVDAHVEAIPARLEQTLEFQLGKSFDVAIPGKALISAPQVVIVGAYLGRCALIRLVPGVLSFCVFFLPTGLSRLFGIPVSEFTGRNFDATLVLTGLRELRTRLGESGSFADRVRLVEHVLLRFAARSARKNQILDVAEFAFARRGAVSIDKLAQTTGLGFRQFERRFCEGLGTTPKLFARVARFQSAVDAKISAPHRTWLEIAHELEYHDQMHMIHDFKDFTGHSPAQLLPQIGDGRPSAFMSNEITENSKLWC; encoded by the coding sequence ATGCTTCCGCCTAGTCCGGCACTGCGTCCCTTCGTGCGCTGTTATGCCCAACGCACGGTGAGCGGTTCAGAACCATCGGTCGACGCCCACGTCGAAGCCATTCCCGCGCGGCTTGAGCAGACACTTGAATTCCAGCTCGGGAAATCCTTTGACGTTGCAATCCCTGGCAAAGCCCTCATCTCGGCGCCACAGGTGGTCATCGTAGGAGCATACCTGGGCCGATGCGCCCTCATCCGCCTTGTGCCTGGCGTGCTTTCCTTCTGTGTTTTCTTTCTGCCTACGGGACTATCAAGACTTTTCGGAATCCCGGTCTCTGAGTTCACAGGAAGAAATTTTGATGCAACTCTCGTCCTGACCGGCCTGCGCGAGCTTCGGACCCGTCTGGGCGAATCTGGATCGTTCGCTGATCGCGTTCGCTTGGTGGAACATGTGCTGTTGCGATTCGCCGCGCGCAGCGCCAGGAAAAACCAGATCCTGGATGTGGCCGAATTCGCTTTCGCCAGACGTGGCGCGGTTTCTATCGACAAGCTAGCCCAAACCACTGGCTTGGGATTTCGTCAGTTCGAGCGCAGGTTTTGCGAGGGCCTTGGAACCACCCCCAAGCTCTTCGCGCGCGTCGCCCGGTTCCAAAGCGCCGTGGACGCTAAGATCAGCGCTCCCCACCGAACCTGGCTGGAAATCGCGCACGAGCTCGAATACCACGATCAGATGCACATGATCCACGACTTCAAAGATTTCACCGGCCACTCTCCCGCCCAGCTTCTTCCGCAAATCGGAGACGGACGACCAAGCGCATTCATGTCAAACGAGATTACTGAAAATAGCAAACTCTGGTGCTGA